Genomic segment of Primulina tabacum isolate GXHZ01 chromosome 11, ASM2559414v2, whole genome shotgun sequence:
GGCCTCGAGCATGAGGTTGTTCCTGGAGTTGTAGAAAGCCTTAAGGTAATCTTGGGTTCATGTTTATGTTCGTGTTTGTGCATCTGTGATGCTGTTGAATGGTGGCGTTGAGTGCTATCCCGTGTGTTGTTTGTTTCAATGCATCATGTAATTACGAATTGTCCGGTCACGCATTGGTCTTTTCTGTTTTGAATATGGATTGTCTCATGCTTTACAGTTTTTGTCTGCCATTTACGTGTGAAAAGGCCATGAACTAAGAAATACAAGTACCCGGCAAGTATGTACAATGAGTTTCTTGTTCCGTGGAGATTTCTCGTAGTCTATTAATCTTGGCCTGACTATTTTTTTAAAGCAATCCAATCAGAATGGAATTAGAAGGAAACCTTTAAATTGATTCTAAAATCTGAAGGAATGGAAGTCAACATTTGATCCTAATCCAGCACAATAACAGCTACCGGTGTGCATGTTTCACGTACATTTTTTCTTAGATTTTCTCTGGAGATTCTCTGTTTTCCCCCTGTTCCTCATTTAGTCAAATTGCAAGGTGATTACAAAGTTCTGCTCAGAACGAATAGCAAAATACGCATTTGAGTATGCCTATCTCAACAACAGGAAGAAAGTGACTGCTGTGCATAAAGCAAACATAATGAAACTTGCAGATGGTCTTTTTTTAGAATCCTGTCGTGAAGTTGCTAGCGCTTACCCTAGTATACAATACAATGAGATGATAGTGGATAATTGCTCAATGCAGCTTGTTTCCAAACCAGAGCAATTTGATGTCATGGTAAGTGACAATATATGTGTTCGTTTGCACGCATACCTTTCTTATTTACCTATCGGCTATACCTATTTTTCTTCTGCATTGCTTGCATTTTTATCCTTTTCTTCTGATTCTTTATATTTTCATGTATATAACTAACTGATGAGAGTTTTAATTTCTCCATTTTGTCACCAATTTGCAATATCATTATGTGGCTGGTAATAGAAAGATGTTTGTTGGATGTACACATATGCATTTCCCTTGTAGAACTTCTGCGCGAATGCTAAAGTATCAACTTGCATAGAAAAAGTTTTCAGGAGTAGCTCATTGATTTGTGATTGATGTTGGTATAAATCACTATGTGAAAAGTCTTATTTTGGTCTTCTTTCTGGAATGGGACCTTAAATTGCAAGCATATCATGGTTGTTTTTGTTGAACTCTCAAATCATCCAAGCTTgatttgtaaattttaaaatataaaatgttgtGCTATTCTATTAAGTTGTAAATGGAATAAGGTCCTGGTTGTGGTGAAAATGCAAATACGAACAAAACATGTTTGACGATATCATATGCTGTAGCCTTTGAGTTCAACTAAAAGGGTCAATTTTTGGGTTAAGAGATGCAATACATAATAGACATGATGAATGGCGTAGAGCTTACTTCCCCCCCTTAGTCTGGTTATATTTTTCTCATGGTCACTGACTCCCCTTTTTGGTTTCATTGCTTATCGACCAACAAATATACATTTTGTAGGTGACTCCTAATCTGTATGGGAATCTTGTTGCAAACACGGCTGCCGGTATAGCTGGGGGTACTGGTGTCATGCCAGGCGGTAAGTTAGTTATCTCCCTCTTCAAAACTGGAAGATTGTGAGTTGCCCTATTTTCGAGTTACAATTCAATGGTGGTGGTTTCTTCACTGAGCAAATCCCATTTTtctgaaataaaaaatatggtGGTACTTATCATTCATCTTTATGCCTACAGTTAATGTCTTAACTTGGTTGGACATGGATGATGTATCTTGTGCATTTCTTTAGTCATGGATCTTGGTCTGATGACGTTCAGGGAATGTGGGGGCTGATCACGCGGTCTTTGAGCAAGGTGCTTCTGCAGGAAATGTGGGAAATGAGAAATTAGCAGAGCAAAAGAAGGCAAATCCAGTGGCTCTGCTTCTTTCATCAGCTATGTTGCTGAGACACCTCCAGTTTCCTTCATTTGCTGATCGGTTGGAGACTGCGGTGAAGCGTGTGATATCAGAAGGTAAGTTCCGGACAAAAGATCTTGGCGGAGCCAGTACGACCCAAGAAGTTGTGGATGCTGTCATTGCAAATCTGGACTGAATATAGTCTTCTTGATTCCGCTCACCGTTTTCCTTGATCATGTTGCAAGTCTTgtaatgattttgatgataagcATTCACCACATATTCAGGGTAGAATAATGATAATGATAACGAATCTTCTTCAGTAAAGCACACATCACAATAAGAATCAAGAAAAATTTAAAGCCATTGTATGTTTTTGGGGGGTTGACTGATAATCCACATTTTTTATGTCCAAAGAAGTTTGGATCGGTTCAATTTATAGAAGCCTTGTGAATTTGATATAAAGATAGATGAATGTGTATacgtttgtgtgtgtgtgtgtgtgtatatatatatacatatatatatatatatgtgtatatatatatatatatggtagcGCTGCTCTGTTGTAAATTTAGAAAGGGTTTCTCCTCGAAGGGTAATGGCTACGGATCATTTTCAGCCAAACAATATGATCACGATCCTATGTTACTCAAGTCCCTTTCCCAGCAATGAGCTAGTTGAAGTTCAAATGAACTTAGGTAGTGTCTGAGTATGATTTGGGTTAAGGGTGTAATGAATTGAGTTGGTTAGCGAGCTTTTCTAGCcagtttaaaaaatatttgattcatatttaaGCATATTGGATTCGAGTCGAACTTGAATATGTTTATCTTTTTTTCGAGGCAAACTCGAGCtcaaattattttgttcgataGTTTGTGAAACGCTCGCGAactttagtattttattaatataatataattatatattaaatgaaTAGATTTCAAGactttcaaaataactcaaatAGTTCACGAACATGTTTTAATCTTTCGAGCCGAACTCGAAATTTAATTCAAACTTAATTtgagcaaaaaaataaaataaaatttgaagttAAATTTTAGCGCTTCAAATCGATCTCGAATAGAACTAATTTGAGTCAAATTCGAACTTTCTCATATTCAATTAAATTCGGTTCTTTTACACCCCTGATTTGATAGCAACAAAAACCTgctgaaaatatttttggttcCTGCAAGCCGCAAGGCCAGCAACAGTAGTTTACACTCGAGTAAATGCTGGAGAAACGAAGGCGATGCTACGATTTTTGTTGCATTCTCCTGAAATATGCATTCACCCTTTGGGTAGGAGCTCACGGCAAGTTGCCCGCAAGGATAGGCTTCCATTCACTGTGGACGAGACCTGTTCTTTGTGTCGAGTTGCCGACAAATCAATTGATTATTTTTGCTCGGCATCATATTTTCCAAGATAACGTTAAAAACTAGGAAGACATTTCGGAGCAAAACAAGACTCATGAAAACGAAGATTTTAGcaatattttgtataatttatAGTACATGGCAGCCATACAAATATTAAGTTACAATTTTTCAGATGTATGCAGGGGATACCATAAGCTAGTTAGAAATTATGATGATCACCTAGATACCCCCATTTAACTGgtattctgttttttttttattaccaatttaaaaaatcatgttCCACAAGAAACCTGACAAAAGCTACGATTTATGTTACCTTACATACTAGCTACAAAACTTATCCAGTAACAAATGCAACACATTAACACAGCAACATAAAAATCTCGAACTATATATCTTCAAGCCGATGTAATAATGATTCTGCAAAGCTCTGCTGCCTGCAAATGTACAGATACACATAAAAAAACAGTGTACATTtgaaaatatcatatatcaacCACCAGACATTGGCAATCCACGAATTTTAACAATACATTTCAAATCTCCAAGTCATGGCCACATTGTTCGAAAATTTTTAACGCGTTTAATAACGTTTGTGCAATGGACCAATGCTGCAGAAGAAAAGATCAGGTTAATCAAAACTTACTTGCGCTCTCGATGCTTGGGACTGGGGAGAGAGTACTTCAAATATCCATCCCATGGCACCTTTTTAAGACCTGCTCGAAGAGAAATGATGTCCCTCACCCTGATGTAAACACCGAAACAATAACAGTAAAAGTCAACTTAGTCAGAATGGCTTGGGAATTTAAATTTGCTCACAAAATGTCTCCCTATATAGTGATAGGGAGAGCCTTATAAGGAAATAAGGATTTATTTGGGACTGAAAATAGATATAGCCAAAATAACTCTCaaataaaaaggaaaagatAATGGTAATTTTGGGCATACGATATATTCAAAGTTTCAAACATTCATCTAGTATCTATTACCACAActgcaaaaaaatttaaattacagAAATTATTTTTCTAGTGTTAGGCCTTACGAGACTGACCGAGTTAATCGAGTTAATGAGGAGTTAATTTACAAAAATaacaaatgcataaaaaatcATGGTTGTAATACATTAGTGACaatgataattatttattttccaCCATCTTTGTAACACCCCAATTCAAAAATTGTtttcactgtaccaagacgattCTTTTCAACGTGCTTATGtcatcactcacacgcaccctaggaaacttctcaggggtcacccatcccagaattgtctcaagtcaagcacgcttaactttagagtttttatgtgatgagctaccgaaaagaagaagatgcaccttcttgatatgagtagtacatatcaaatcttttaatccCTCCTCAACTGCACTGTtccatacctgaacagttttggAATACCTCTTCTTacggtgtaagatcggttcattcgtGTTCCCTTCGCCTAGAAGTCCTGCcaagagccgctcattgtccgtgcaacctcatggcaccggcgatcactcgcgccctcttcggccccaggcctcacatgcccaccaactTCCGCTTgattcgtccccgaaccacaccgtactaggagaggtcagctctgataccaactgtaatgccccatattcgacgactgtcctcactgtatcaaaacGAGTCTTTCTAACGTGCTTATGTCGTCAATCACACGCACCCTAAgaaactttccaggaggtcaATCATCCCAGAATTGtctcaagtcaagcacgcttaaatttggagttcttatgtgatgagctaccgaaaagaagatgcaccttcttgatatgaatagtacctatcaaatcttttaagctcttctcaactgcacagtctcatacctgaacagttttggAATGCCTttccttccggtgtaagattGGTTCATTCATGTTGTCTTCGTCTAGAAGCCTGTCATGAGCCGTTCATTGTCCATGCAACCTCATAGCACCGGAAatcacccccgccctcttcggccccgggcgtCACAATCTTGCtattatataaatcaatattatcAAGAACATAGTTGTCAAGGGCACAAGGCGCACAAGGGCTCTGGAGCCTGAGGCGCAAGGCGCAAGGCGAGGCGCGCGCCTTACCGAAGAAATGCGCacgtttttaattttttttaaaaatatatttatcttagaataatatattaaaatataaaataattaagtcacAATGTCACACAaaacaacaaataattaataagtTCATAATAATAAGTCCACTGATGTAATCTTTCTTacgttattattaataaaatattgtttcttataaaaaaaataataagtatCACGATAAAAATTCTTCAATCATCCAAATCAAGTTCATcttcttcaatcaaatcatCAGAGTCCCTAGAACTTTCGGACTTGTATTCTTCTTAATCTTCACCACTTTCTTGATCAACATCATGAACCGATACCTGAGCTTCTTCAATAAATGGTTCTTGGCCTTTCTCTTATTCACGCTGTCGTCACGTTGTTGGCTGTAATTCTGTTGCGGTCTGCACAGCTCTTGTCGCCTTctgttatttaatttgttaactgGGCTGCTAGGGTTTGGGGTTGGGCTGGGCCTTttacattttaaattaatattaaaaaaaacaaaatgcaACTTCTCtgttactgaatttttttttaaaaaaagcaatCTCAGGCGCGCCCTACGCCCGAGAGCCCTTCCAAGGCGAGCCCAGGCGTGTAAATTGTTGCGCCCGCGCCTGGTGGCGCCTCTCGCCTCAAGTCGCCTCGCCTTTGACAACTATGATCAAGAAATATTAgaagttaaatttatttatttatgatttcCTAAATTGATTTccaaataaatccttaaataaTTTTGCAACAAAAGGTATTAATTCAGCATTTCATTACGCACACACTGAGCATGTACCTATCTACTAGTTTTAAGAATGGATCATATGATATCAATATCTACCTCTCAGCAAATTCAATAGGTGTTTCCCCAGGTCTCAGATTTTGAGGCTCCAGGTACCATACATCACAAACAACTGCCCATGATGTCATAAGCTGCAGCAAGTGTGTTGTGAATGATTGCCTGTGATAGAGATTAGAACACATTTTAGAAAACCTTCTAACTAGTGAAGCAATGGTTTTGTAGAACCACATCAAAAGGAGACATCACTAGCTATCATTAACAAATATCATGCTATCAAAATTTCCCACAGAACAAGCTGTAGAAATAAACGATAGAAGCCATTGAAAGATGATAGGTTGTCTTTTCTCATTTCCTGCAACCTAATTAACTCCTAAAACTATGTTTATCAACACATGAACTCATacctaaataatatatatttcagaAAATAACATAAAGCAATCAAAATGCTATAAATATCAACAGCATGTCAATTATAAAAGAATTGTATGCGTAAGGAAAAGAGAAATGAAACACTTACTTTCGACTGTTCCAGAAAGCATCAACAAAAATCTTGTTATACTTGATTGCGACTGGACAGACAGTGCAGCCTAGTTCAAATGCACCCTAAACACCATTAACAAAAATCTTTTACACCAATTTTTTAAATCTCCTACATCCATTTGAACTATAATTTAACAATATGCAACTTGTGCTTATATCACCAACTTATATTCTACACGATTATATCTATTTCACCAGAAGAAAGTCCACATTGAACAGTAAGTCAAATAATGTTTGGGGAGAGCAGTATGCTACAGTGTGGGGAAACGAGAACATGCACAGGCAAAAAATTTATCCTTATGTCAGTCGAGGTACAGAAAGCAAGACAGCAGACATTTATCAGTTCCAAGCTTATATAATAAAATCGAATTTGACAGATAAAACATTGTCACCTTCTTAAACATCACAGTATAGTGGTTATTCACACAAGTTCCTTCGGGGAATATGAGAAGAGGATTGCTGTCAGTCCCATTGACATGTTCTCTTAACCTGGGACAAAAtagaacaagaaaaatgatgTTTTTGACATATTGACCCCATTATGAAACACATACTTTCTTGCCACAATTTCACGATCCTTGGACTCAGAGCGGTTGAACCAGATGCATCCTAAACTTTCCAAAATAGTGCTCTGCAACAATCCTATACAGGAGCAACCACTATAATGTAAACAAGGAAAATAAAGTAAAAGAGCACACTACATCGCCAGCATCTGACCCTGGTAATCAAAATTCTTGATTCTTATGCATCTCCACCAGTTACCTAAACAAGATGACAAACACTTCCAAAGAAAAAATTACTATCTTTTCTAAGATTCATTAAGGTTCAAAAATCGAGTTGCCAAAAGCAATCATCATCAATTTTCATACTCCCAATCCAATATTCAAAAACTCCAATGTCCATAGTGATATTACTATGAAATAGtccaccacacacacacacatatccAATAGTCTTCTACCAGCTAATGATTATGATATAAATTTGACAAAGAATGAAACGGTCAAATTTGAGAAGGCAGAAGAGTGAGATAATGCACATTTGGCATTCCTAAAATAAGTATCTGGATTTTTCAAACTTTTCACGCACAAATAATCCAGAAGGTTTCACAATCAAAAGATTAGAGACATGCTAAATGCTAATACTTACCAACCCAGCCAGGATGCTTCTGCATTATCACTGCAAATGCGGTCATTTGTTCCAAAACAATGAAATCAATCATTGACGTATGGTTTGCCACAAACACCTGAAACGGTTGACTGAACACAAATCTCTTGAAAGACAATTTAAACTACTACTCGAAGTTCTACCTGCTTAGGCCGAATACTGGGGCGAGGACCGTGATACTTGACAACCCCAGTCCATGATGCAACAAAAAAGCTGCAAATGAGCTCCACTAGACCTCTCTGACCAGAAAATAACCAACTAGTGAGTTACAGAAGTCCAATCTAAGGACTATGCAACATCTTCTGCACAGAAGAAACTAAATAATGACCAAAACTCACAAATAGCGAAAAATTATGTTTGCCATGGGGTGCGTTCTTTATTCCCAAGGCCATCTATTTCCTTCTTTCTCTCTCTCtcctttttctttgttttcaCTGGTTTCCCTGAGATATGAATTCTAGTCTTTCTACCTATTACCCTAGTTCAGATATTATGATTTGAGAAAACCCAAATTGGATAAAACAAACATTTCTTTTACCCAGTCATTGTTTATTCCCCAAGAAACTGATAAAACTGTAAATCCAGGTCCTTTAAAGTATGAACGTCTAAGGTTAACAACACCCAGTATATTAATAACATTACTATTATAACAAGATGAGTCAAAAAGGAAAATTAATCGGTCACACCTCTAACTTTTTCCTTAGCTTGTCATGCCCTTTCAACAGGAAATGGACAGGAAAATAGCATAATAGAAATACTATCCATCCAACTGCCAATACAATAACCCTGCATTTGATATGAAATTCATGAAGCATCACGATACattaggatccactagaaaatAATAGATGCAAATTCCTACCATTATAATCTGAGACAAAACATTTGATGCGACTTCTACATGCAGTGTGACTGGTTGCAATTATTAAAATGAATCACACAACCCACCAaacaaagaataaaaacacTTGACGATTTTGTGTTTCAGATGTTCACATTTTAATCAATGCTTCATCATATGAAGCTCCACAAACCCGAGTATGCACCAAATCAGACTTACTACACACATAACAGAAATATCAACACACAGATGCAACACATTCAATTATAATCTGAAATATCACAACGTACAACTTTTAAGGGTGAACAAAGCTTGAtcccaaaaatcatcaaaagaAATGGCCCAATTCTCATTTGAACCCCAAATTAGTCATTAGAAATTTAGAATCTTAATTGGCCGCATAATATACTCAAAGGAAAGGGTTTTCAGATAAAATGTAAATACTTTTAAAAAACAGAAATAATTCTAAATGCCCTAAAAATGAAAAGAGGTGATTGATCCTGAGTGAAAGAGGAAGGTACTTCGTTACATATCGATGCTCAGAAAAGCTAAAATTAAACATGTATTAGTAGCATGGGGAACAAACTCACCTTACTGGGAAAAGCAACCCATATCTGACTACAACTCCCAAACACCACAAAGGAAACAAATATATGTTCCAATTCCAAGGCTCTGGTGGATTTGACTTGAAGCATCTTGTGAAAGAATCCTAACCAGGAGTAAAAATCATAGATAAAACATAAATACACCAGTTTCTCAAGGGACTCAACACTGAGACAGGGAACTAAAGAACAGAAAGGAAAAAAAGGAAACATAGAATAAGCCATATGTGCAAGAAAAATAGCTTCCACACGAGTATAATCGCAGCAAGTTTGTCCAATATTTAACAAACTGCTAAATGAAAAGCAGCGAGCAGTACCAAGTCCAGCGCGTTAACTTCCAAAAGGGAACACTGGGAAACAAGTGGAGCAGCCAGCATCCTTTATCGGATGTAGCAGGGCAAGTATTGAAATCAAAACAAAACGATCATCATCTAAATCCTAATCCAACCCACATCACCTCTAAACTGATATTGATAATAAAAGAGAGGGAAAACATGAAATCCACAAATAAACTCGAAATTCGTGGGAAGAAAAACACTCACATCAACAATCGCACCCGCTGCCTCAGACAATGTCGGCGAAATATCCAACAAATCACGCCTAAACAAaccaaaaaatacatataacaaCGTGAGATGCACACACAGATGATAGATGATAAAGGAAATTCAAAAAAGGGGGGGAAATCACAGTCGTAGTTTCCCGTGGGGCTCTTGAATGGATCCAGATGGAAGGTAATCATCGATATTGGGGCGATCCAAATCCAATTCGGAAGCCGATGCTCGAAGCTTGCTCATTTTCCCAATCTTCAGAGCATAATCAATGATTTTGATAAGAACATACGTAGAGATGAGCACTGCTCCCCTCTCCTTCACTCTGCTGCTGCTGCACCACCTCAttcttatataatataatataatagcaTATTAtcgaaataataataatataatatgaaaTGAGGTCAAAGCCCGATTCAGATGGGGCCCAATAGGGATGTTTGGGCCACAATTCGTGGGCTAACCTCATCCAGTAGCATTTGTAATCCAGTTTTTTTTCATTATTCTtacttttttttctctctttgactttgtttattttcaattattaatttataaataatgaaataatttcttttttaaataatttcaaaaaataatactcaCGAGAAACGCGACTCGTAGAATATTGTAAATGCAATCATTATAAACGAATTTGGAAAAAGTAGAACATCAAATATCCACGATGAAGGATTTCTTGGTAAGAGTGATAAGAAGATTTGATTAATCTTTATATATCGAAATCTTGAGTAGTTCTCACTAATCTTTACATCcggtattcacaataaaaattaatactcttagcataaaaagtaatactttttcatggattattcaaataagatatctgtctcgcaaaatacgatccgtgagatcgtctcacacaaatttttgcccgAAATTTCGACATTTCGATAGGATATATGATAATACATTTTTCGATATTATATATCACCTCGACATTTCGATAGGATATATGATAATACATTTTTCGATATTATATATCACCTCTATTAATCATTACacgtttttaaaattcaaatgtaCATTATAGTCATGCATCTGACTGTTGGTTATCCAGCGACGGAGCCAGGACTATGGCTCTACTCtggctaaaattttaaactctagaatattttaatattttaaaaattgatcTACTCgaaataatatcatattatttcaaaagtgtacaaaatttacatataaattaaaaaaaaaattgaacga
This window contains:
- the LOC142518161 gene encoding glycerol-3-phosphate acyltransferase 9-like isoform X2, which codes for MLAAPLVSQCSLLEVNALDLDSFTRCFKSNPPEPWNWNIYLFPLWCLGVVVRYGLLFPVRVIVLAVGWIVFLLCYFPVHFLLKGHDKLRKKLERGLVELICSFFVASWTGVVKYHGPRPSIRPKQVFVANHTSMIDFIVLEQMTAFAVIMQKHPGWVGLLQSTILESLGCIWFNRSESKDREIVARKLREHVNGTDSNPLLIFPEGTCVNNHYTVMFKKGAFELGCTVCPVAIKYNKIFVDAFWNSRKQSFTTHLLQLMTSWAVVCDVWYLEPQNLRPGETPIEFAERVRDIISLRAGLKKVPWDGYLKYSLPSPKHRERKQQSFAESLLHRLEDI
- the LOC142518161 gene encoding glycerol-3-phosphate acyltransferase 9-like isoform X1 codes for the protein MRWCSSSRVKERGAVLISTYVLIKIIDYALKIGKMSKLRASASELDLDRPNIDDYLPSGSIQEPHGKLRLRDLLDISPTLSEAAGAIVDDSFTRCFKSNPPEPWNWNIYLFPLWCLGVVVRYGLLFPVRVIVLAVGWIVFLLCYFPVHFLLKGHDKLRKKLERGLVELICSFFVASWTGVVKYHGPRPSIRPKQVFVANHTSMIDFIVLEQMTAFAVIMQKHPGWVGLLQSTILESLGCIWFNRSESKDREIVARKLREHVNGTDSNPLLIFPEGTCVNNHYTVMFKKGAFELGCTVCPVAIKYNKIFVDAFWNSRKQSFTTHLLQLMTSWAVVCDVWYLEPQNLRPGETPIEFAERVRDIISLRAGLKKVPWDGYLKYSLPSPKHRERKQQSFAESLLHRLEDI
- the LOC142518976 gene encoding isocitrate dehydrogenase [NAD] regulatory subunit 1, mitochondrial-like isoform X3, with protein sequence MSRRFLPILKHHLSARFRTHTRSVTYMPRPGDGSPRGVTLIPGDGVGPLVTGAVEQVMEAMHAPVYFEKYDIHGDMKTVPSEVIDSIKKNKVCLKGGLKTPVGGGVNSLNVILRKELDLYASLVHCFNLKGLPTRHDNVDIVVIRENTEGEYSGLEHEVVPGVVESLKFCSERIAKYAFEYAYLNNRKKVTAVHKANIMKLADGLFLESCREVASAYPSIQYNEMIVDNCSMQLVSKPEQFDVMVTPNLYGNLVANTAAGIAGGTGVMPGGNVGADHAVFEQGASAGNVGNEKLAEQKKANPVALLLSSAMLLRHLQFPSFADRLETAVKRVISEGKFRTKDLGGASTTQEVVDAVIANLD
- the LOC142518976 gene encoding isocitrate dehydrogenase [NAD] regulatory subunit 1, mitochondrial-like isoform X2, with product MSRRFLPILKHHLSARFRTHTRSVTYMPRPGDGSPRGVTLIPGDGVGPLVTGAVEQVMEAMHAPVYFEKYDIHGDMKTVPSEVIDSIKKNKVCLKGGLKTPVGGGVNSLNVILRKELDLYASLVHCFNLKGLPTRHDNVDIVVIRENTEGEYSGLEHEVVPGVVESLKVITKFCSERIAKYAFEYAYLNNRKKVTAVHKANIMKLADGLFLESCREVASAYPSIQYNEMIVDNCSMQLVSKPEQFDVMVTPNLYGNLVANTAAGIAGGTGVMPGGNVGADHAVFEQGASAGNVGNEKLAEQKKANPVALLLSSAMLLRHLQFPSFADRLETAVKRVISEGKFRTKDLGGASTTQEVVDAVIANLD
- the LOC142518976 gene encoding isocitrate dehydrogenase [NAD] regulatory subunit 1, mitochondrial-like isoform X1; this encodes MSRRFLPILKHHLSARFRTHTRSVTYMPRPGDGSPRGVTLIPGDGVGPLVTGAVEQVMEAMHAPVYFEKYDIHGDMKTVPSEVIDSIKKNKVCLKGGLKTPVGGGVNSLNVILRKELDLYASLVHCFNLKGLPTRHDNVDIVVIRENTEGEYSGLEHEVVPGVVESLKSNCKVITKFCSERIAKYAFEYAYLNNRKKVTAVHKANIMKLADGLFLESCREVASAYPSIQYNEMIVDNCSMQLVSKPEQFDVMVTPNLYGNLVANTAAGIAGGTGVMPGGNVGADHAVFEQGASAGNVGNEKLAEQKKANPVALLLSSAMLLRHLQFPSFADRLETAVKRVISEGKFRTKDLGGASTTQEVVDAVIANLD